From the genome of Cytobacillus luteolus, one region includes:
- a CDS encoding DUF2935 domain-containing protein, translating to MNQAYREESLFELRFWLQILGDHSRFIHDSLAPSETKRIEIAKHFKEKFDSLLAKARQPLGGNELYQTIKEAKMNSEQFRVYKLDLLEAHLVGKIKIMLPPTFINHMVNELDEWLRVVKFLDEGKQVPPSHPLHHHLLWLLDAAGHAGAIHDNLDRVEKELREKGHEFTKKWESFYLKAVELVGYLRTQQFQFPALSRFNNQVELEMKLFKSFLRELEEMELTKESLGILEPLMADHMAREECYYLHKLAETTREVSPPDCDPTQPRTKS from the coding sequence ATGAATCAAGCTTATCGAGAAGAGTCTCTTTTCGAATTAAGGTTTTGGCTGCAGATATTAGGGGATCATAGTCGATTCATTCATGATTCGTTAGCACCAAGTGAAACGAAGCGAATTGAAATAGCTAAACATTTCAAGGAGAAATTTGATAGTCTCCTAGCAAAAGCAAGGCAACCACTAGGTGGTAATGAACTTTATCAGACGATTAAAGAAGCTAAAATGAATAGCGAACAGTTTCGAGTATATAAATTGGACCTACTTGAGGCTCACCTCGTGGGTAAAATTAAAATTATGTTGCCACCAACATTCATTAATCATATGGTTAACGAGCTGGATGAGTGGTTAAGGGTGGTAAAGTTTCTAGACGAAGGGAAGCAGGTACCACCTTCTCACCCTCTACACCATCATTTACTATGGCTGCTTGATGCTGCAGGTCATGCTGGTGCCATACATGATAATTTGGATAGGGTAGAAAAGGAACTGCGTGAAAAGGGTCATGAGTTTACTAAGAAATGGGAGAGTTTTTACTTGAAGGCAGTTGAACTGGTAGGATATTTACGTACACAACAGTTTCAATTTCCTGCGCTATCACGATTCAATAATCAAGTTGAACTAGAAATGAAGTTATTTAAAAGCTTCTTAAGAGAACTTGAAGAGATGGAACTTACTAAGGAATCACTTGGAATTCTTGAGCCTTTAATGGCAGACCATATGGCACGTGAAGAGTGTTATTATCTTCACAAGCTTGCAGAAACAACAAGAGAAGTGAGCCCTCCAGATTGTGACCCTACTCAACCCCGAACTAAGTCCTAA
- a CDS encoding D-alanyl-D-alanine carboxypeptidase family protein, translated as MVTIIMIMLSFLPQKMSAFGDVSARSAILIEQESGRILYSKDIHTERRIASITKIMTAILAVESGKMKEIVKVSDSAVRTEGSSLYLQPNEKIKLENLVYGLMLRSGNDAAVAIAEHIGGSLEGFAFLMNQKAAEIGMLNTEFANPHGLDDHENHYSTAYDMALLTRYAMNSEEFKRIFGTKVYRAPNPNEKWDRIWKNKNKLLTGLYSYSTGGKTGYTKLANRTLVSTASKDGLDLIAVTIDASDDWNDHIHLFNTGFKNYQLVKLVKNGHIKSINDPFYKDKVKVNRDFSYPLTLSEKRQVKLSLTLIDSKKKGWEDGNEVPSIVGKMIIKMGNEHIGELPLYFEKEVENEKSFWSTIKNLFLIMLGVENYG; from the coding sequence ATGGTAACAATCATTATGATTATGTTATCATTTTTGCCCCAAAAGATGAGTGCGTTTGGTGATGTTAGTGCCAGAAGTGCAATCCTTATAGAACAAGAGTCTGGAAGGATACTATACTCAAAAGATATTCATACTGAACGTAGAATCGCAAGTATAACTAAAATTATGACTGCTATTTTGGCTGTTGAATCAGGAAAGATGAAGGAAATTGTTAAGGTTAGTGATAGTGCAGTTCGTACCGAGGGTTCATCTTTATATTTACAACCAAACGAAAAAATTAAACTAGAAAACTTAGTATATGGACTGATGTTAAGGTCAGGAAATGACGCTGCAGTAGCCATTGCTGAACATATCGGAGGAAGCTTAGAGGGCTTCGCTTTTCTAATGAATCAAAAGGCCGCTGAAATCGGTATGCTTAATACTGAATTTGCAAATCCCCATGGACTTGACGATCACGAGAATCATTATTCAACAGCTTATGATATGGCATTACTTACTAGATATGCGATGAATAGTGAAGAATTCAAGAGAATATTTGGAACAAAAGTGTATCGTGCACCTAATCCTAATGAAAAATGGGACAGGATATGGAAAAACAAAAATAAATTACTAACAGGGCTTTATTCATATAGTACTGGTGGGAAAACCGGTTATACAAAGTTAGCCAACAGAACACTAGTCTCGACAGCTTCAAAAGATGGACTAGATTTAATTGCTGTAACGATTGATGCTTCAGACGACTGGAATGATCATATCCATTTGTTCAATACAGGGTTTAAAAACTACCAATTAGTAAAACTAGTTAAAAATGGTCATATAAAGAGCATAAATGATCCTTTTTATAAAGATAAAGTAAAAGTAAATAGGGATTTCTCTTACCCATTAACACTTTCAGAAAAAAGGCAAGTTAAGCTTTCTCTCACTCTAATTGATTCAAAGAAAAAGGGGTGGGAGGATGGAAATGAGGTTCCTAGTATTGTAGGTAAAATGATTATAAAAATGGGTAATGAGCACATTGGTGAGTTACCATTGTATTTCGAAAAAGAAGTGGAAAATGAGAAGTCGTTTTGGTCAACTATTAAAAATCTATTCTTAATTATGTTAGGTGTCGAAAATTATGGTTAA
- a CDS encoding YpuI family protein has product MGNSMVKTQTEQVKEFLKSTVTIVNNYLNETTLPSLQAETDGDEEYYRTLLSTVRRLSVYCEEGLDACNVVLSTEPFRKGAAEQTLYKIYHQCIEEFFAPKSDIWYEDSRAAYTGKNAITYRKPMPASIQSLIASLEGGFQTTREELEFYETDYRTKMLQSK; this is encoded by the coding sequence ATGGGAAATTCAATGGTTAAGACTCAGACTGAGCAGGTAAAAGAATTTTTAAAATCGACTGTTACGATCGTTAATAATTATTTAAATGAAACGACTCTTCCTTCATTGCAGGCAGAAACAGATGGAGATGAAGAGTATTATAGAACCTTATTATCTACAGTTAGAAGATTATCAGTTTACTGTGAAGAAGGACTTGATGCTTGTAATGTAGTGTTATCTACTGAGCCTTTTAGAAAAGGTGCGGCAGAACAGACACTTTATAAAATTTACCACCAATGTATAGAGGAGTTTTTTGCTCCTAAGTCTGATATTTGGTATGAAGATAGCCGGGCAGCATATACAGGTAAAAACGCGATTACCTATAGAAAGCCAATGCCGGCATCAATCCAGAGTTTAATTGCTTCCTTAGAAGGCGGGTTCCAAACGACAAGAGAAGAATTGGAATTTTATGAAACAGACTATCGTACTAAAATGTTACAATCAAAATAA
- the scpB gene encoding SMC-Scp complex subunit ScpB → MIAGMVVQWKAIVEGLLFAAGDEGLTLKQLATVIDVEESIIQDIVSELKLDYENTDRGICLVEVANTFQLTTKKEHAVYLKKLVESPTSTTLSQAALETLAIIAYRQPITRAEIEEIRGVKTERPLHTLTAKALVKEVGRAEGTGRAILYGTTKEFLEYFGLKTIQELPPLPDKVEEDSGQDEADLFFGKFQDTLEGIN, encoded by the coding sequence ATGATTGCTGGTATGGTTGTTCAGTGGAAAGCGATCGTTGAAGGTTTATTGTTTGCTGCGGGCGATGAAGGTCTTACTCTAAAGCAACTTGCAACAGTAATTGACGTTGAAGAGTCAATTATTCAGGATATTGTTAGTGAATTAAAGCTAGATTATGAAAATACAGACAGAGGAATTTGCTTAGTTGAAGTAGCTAATACATTTCAATTAACAACTAAAAAAGAGCATGCTGTTTACTTAAAAAAACTTGTAGAATCTCCTACCTCTACTACACTTTCACAGGCAGCCCTTGAGACGCTGGCTATAATCGCCTATCGTCAACCAATCACAAGAGCAGAAATTGAAGAAATTCGGGGAGTTAAGACAGAACGTCCTCTGCATACACTTACAGCCAAAGCGTTAGTAAAAGAGGTTGGACGTGCAGAAGGAACTGGTAGAGCGATCCTTTATGGTACAACTAAAGAATTTCTTGAGTATTTTGGATTAAAAACGATTCAAGAATTACCTCCATTGCCTGATAAAGTGGAAGAAGATTCTGGTCAGGATGAAGCAGATTTGTTTTTTGGGAAATTTCAAGATACACTAGAAGGCATTAATTAG